The following is a genomic window from Synergistaceae bacterium.
TTGTGGTCTTGATGAATCGGTTCGCGAGGCCTGGCGGCCTCCGGGCCGAAGCCCGTCAGATCAGCGAGTGAGCAATCTCACCGTTCACGAAGGTGACCAGCGCCTTGCTGCGTGCGTCAAGCGGATCCCCGTCCCATACCACCAGGTCGGCTTCCTTTCCCTTCTCAACGGATCCGATCCTGTCCTCAAGGCCAAGATGCTCTGCCGCCGACATGGTAACCGCCCGCAGGGCGACGTCGCGCGGAAGCCCGGCGCGCACCGCGAGGGAGAGGCAGACGGACAGGTGCTCTATCGGGATCACCGGGTGGTCGGTTATGATGCAGAAGTGAACCCCCGCCTTCCACAGAGCCACGGGAGTGTCCCACGTCTTGTTGCGAAGCTCCAGCTTGGGTGCGCTGGTGAGTGATGGTCCAACCGCGGCCATGACTCTGTTCTCCGCAAGGAAGGGCGCTATCAGGTGCCCCTCGGTGCAGTGCTCGATCGTGTAGCGAAGTGAGAACTCCTTCGCTATCCTGACGGCCGTCGCTATGTCGTCGCAGCGGTGCGCGTGAACGCAGAGGGGGACATCCCCGTCAAGCACCGGCAGAAGCGCCTCGTGAGCGAGGTCCCGCTCGCTCGCCTCTCCCTTCGACCTAGCCTGCTCCTGCCTGCTCCTGTAGTTCTGCGCATCCACGAGCGCCTGGCGCATCAGCGCGGCGTTCCCCATCCTCGTGTTTGGCAGCTTCTTCTTCTCCGTGTAGACC
Proteins encoded in this region:
- a CDS encoding amidohydrolase family protein, with the protein product VYTEKKKLPNTRMGNAALMRQALVDAQNYRSRQEQARSKGEASERDLAHEALLPVLDGDVPLCVHAHRCDDIATAVRIAKEFSLRYTIEHCTEGHLIAPFLAENRVMAAVGPSLTSAPKLELRNKTWDTPVALWKAGVHFCIITDHPVIPIEHLSVCLSLAVRAGLPRDVALRAVTMSAAEHLGLEDRIGSVEKGKEADLVVWDGDPLDARSKALVTFVNGEIAHSLI